Genomic DNA from Scomber scombrus chromosome 21, fScoSco1.1, whole genome shotgun sequence:
CAATCCTGTAATATTATAAACCAAGATActacagtcaaaccagaccaaaTAAGTCTGTAACCCTACCTGAGTACTGATCTTTTTTATGTATTCAAGTTTTCAAtgtgttctttcttcttttaaaatttCCACAGTTTcactttaataataacaataataaactatttgtatagcaccttttatATGGGAcctgcagctcaaagtgctttacaacaaagaaatcagATGTagcaagtgcttcacataaaaaaaagataaacgttaatataacataaaatggaaaataaaacccatctgatgataataataataaaagaatagaatgcataaaatcaaacaaaacactacatttaaaaagaagcaGCAGTGCATAAGTGTGAAGAAGAGTGCAAGAATTTCAGACCTACATCAGGACAGTCATAGCTGGTTAAAGGCTAAAGTGAAGAGATacatttttagctttctttttaaaaaattttagCGAGCTGGCCTCAAATAATCTGTTGCTTGTGTGTTCCATAGTTTTGTGGTATAATTGACAAAGGTTGCATCCCCAATTTTCTTTCACCTGATGCTGGGAAGCCccaataaaccagcagcagatgacCTCAGTCTTCTCGAAGGCAAATGTTTAACAAGGGCAATATAGCAATATAGCTTGGTCCTAGCCCATTAAGGGCTTTGTATATATGGAGGAggactgtaaaataaattgtaaatgttacaggaagccagtgcagaGCAGCTAAAACTGGACTTATGTACTCCCTCCTCTTGGTTTTGGTTAATAGCCTAGCTGCAGCGTTTTAAATAAGCTGAAGTCTCtcgatgttttttttttttaaagaggccAGTAAAAAGTGCATTACATTAATCAAGTTGGCTCAAAATGAAGgcattaattcatttttcaacatCTTTTGCACTTGATTTATATATCGGtgaaaaaattatgttttcattacttTGTTACTGTGGGACCTGAAGCTTAGATCTGAATCTAAAATAACACCAAGATTTGTAACCTGATTTAATCCAGGAATTTAATTTCCCCAGATTATTAaacaacatttctctttttgtttcagaGATAAATTAGGAATTAAAGTGTCCGTTTTATCCTCATTTAACTTCAAAAAATGATTCCTCATCCCTTTATTTATTGACAGAAGACAGATAGTAATGGAATTTAGCATCATGTGGTTcaacaaatatgtaaaattgtgaGTCATCTGCATTATTATGGAAACATACATTTTGCCATCTGATTTAGTAAGAGCCTGACTGAAATTCCTACAGGTTTATTTGCACTGAAACTATCTTTTCAAGTATCTTACCAATGAAGGAAAGGCTCGATATCTGCCTACAGCTGGTCAGTGCATTACCATCTAGGTTGAGTTTTATAAGTGAATGTTTTACAACAATTCTTTTAAAGGCATTTGGAAAGATGCctgtatgaaaatatatatttgtaatcTTCAGGACATGACTTGAAACAGTCACGCTGTCAACAAAAATGCTGTAGGTACACAGTCAATACATAAGGTTGAATAATCACCTTCAATGACTAAGCTCAGTTATTGTAATACAAGTGAATTGTCCCGTAGCTCCATCATTTTTAGAGGATGTGCTGAGAACATCTGTGTTAACACCAGCAGGAATAATGATTTTAACTTAACACTGATTTTAATTAAGGTAATTTTCATGAAGATTCTTGGTCTGGTATTTATCAAGTTGGTGTCTGCATTGTGTAAAGTGACCTGTGAACTGTTATCAGCATCTTCAATTCAACAGCATTCCTACATGCAAGAAAACAGACCTCCAAGGCTCTCATAAAGTATGAAGTTTGCCTTTGGATTTTCCCCAAATTCTGCTTTTTAATGATATGATGCATGAAAACTGAGCATTTCCCTGTAGtggaaaatgaaagaatgacacaagtgaacaaaacaaacacatttcataattattaaatgttggttttatttttatctttttttgttgttttttctttttttcaaagtcGCTTGATAATCTTGACAAAATTGCAACATATTCCATACTTCTCAAACTGACGGTGTGTCTGTTGCTATTCCAGATTAGCTGTGGAGGGAAAAGTTGTGCGCTGTTCCGGACAGGTTAAGTCCTAAATGATGAAAGCAGCTTTGACCttacaaataaaaagaacacaTGAACGACTCAAGAGAGACTCCACACTGGCATCCTATGTCGTAACGttgcagggtcagggtcagtGTCTCTCTGCACAGGTCCTGGTCTGCCAGGCCTAACGAAAGTGAGTGATTGAAGAAAAACTCAGGGGCTCAGTagcagaggtgtgtgtatgtgtgcatctgtgATAGGAGGGTTGGGGAGTGCAGCACAGAACATATACAAAGAACAGGCCAAGCACACAAAATGATTCCTTCCTGAGACATTGGCGTGTGTACAGTAATGATGGTCTagatgagatgtgtgtgtgtatgtgtgtctgtgtgcgtgtgtgcgtaagtgtgtgtgtgtatgtgaaggcGTTTTGGCGTAAAGTGAGTCACAGGGTGCAAGGTTGCTCTGGATCCGGTAAAAAAGTCACAGATTTATTTCTACCACAGGTTGCCAGGGGGAGATTTGTAAGGGTTTGACAAATATCACATTTGGGACGTTCACTTGCCTGACCACTGACAGAAGAAGGATCACTACAATCTAGCCTTTTCCCATCCATTAAACATAACTGATCCATTCAGAGACTGCTGAGAATCGCTTGcgtttaatacagtgtgtatgtacaccaatcttcacattttaattCTCTTTAAAGCTGAGCTGCTGTAGCTCGCCATTTATCGAAACACCATCTCTTGCTGCTACATGGCCAAAAAAGCTATGCCCCGACTGGAGTGCTACTTTGTTATCTTGGGtatgtaaaaaatatgttttaaaaagtgaaggGGGGGATAGGTTGAAATTGTGAAAGCCACATTCTGAACAGCCAGTGATTGGTTAAGGGGTCTGTCCAGTATTTAGTAGGACACGAAACATGAACTTCCTTCAGTAAAATGTGctcaaaatgtcttttcttgAATCACAAACCTatgaacaaaacacataaaaggtattcttaaaaaaaaaatcaggtgaAGCCTAAAACTCTTCATagttttaaagaaatgaatacAGCTTATATACACAAACTCAAAGGCTACTTAAAATACACCTTAATATTGAATCTTCATTAATTTGATTTCTTGAAAGGACCTGTGACCATATCATACAACCATGTTCATAcaatcattttttccccattctcttggaagcaaaacaaaagaaaaaaaaaaaagaaaaaaaggaaaacaaatccAACCTGGAATAGTAGGTGATATTTCATTGCGACTTGTTTTCTGTgcacatttctgtgtgtgtgtgtgtgtgtgtgtatgcatgtgtggaCTAGAGAGAAATTTCAACatcttttgctttttgttaaTTAGAATAATGTACAAATGTGATAAAACTGAAATGTCTCTCTCAATACTCTTGATGGGTATGAAAAGATTCGAACAGTGAAGGAGTACAACAATTTCTAATCTCAGAAAACATGTCCTTGTTTCAACTCGCCATTCTTATTTGGACATGTCAATCACAATAGTTCCTTAacttttctatatatatttatatatctttttGTACGAAATCTGTTTTTTGAAgctggaaaaagagaaaagaccCAGAGTCTTTGAGGAGGGGGGGTCTTCTGACAAGTCCCAAGCTTGCAGTCTGCCTCAGagtacaacaaaaaaagtgtctGGTGTTTGTCAAGTCATTCTATGCATTGTCCTTGTCCTTATTTGTCCCACGCTGCCCCACCTACTCTCACTTCCAGTCGAAACTGGTCTCCACCGCTGAGTTGCATTGGGATTTCTTTCCATCAGTCTTTTGGAGAAAGGTGGAGAGGGGAGAAGAgtggagggagaaggaggaggagtcaTCAGCAGTGTTAACGGTGTGGTCTCTCAGAGGCATCCTGTTGCTCTGGCGTGCCCCGGCCTTACCTCCCCTCACGTCAGGACAGTGTTCCAGAGTGAGGGAAAGCAGATCACAAGATGGGGATTTGTGTCGTAGTAGAGGAGGATGCTGGCTCAGTCAGAGTCAAGGTCCCCCTCCTTCAACCCTCCTTTTTAAAACGTTGAGGGAGGAGACAGAGCGCAAcgtgaggaaaaataaaaaggtgggCCGTTACTACGGCGATTGTGTGGCTGGACTGCTTTGGGCAGAGCTGGGGGACAAACTGGGGCTGCAGCTGCCTGGGGGGGCACCACTGGTCCGGCCTCCTGCGGCCCCGCTTTCCAGACCTTCTGAGTTCTCCAGCATCTCCTGGATGAGAGGAGGCATGGAGCCGGGGATTTCCATCTTCAGGGTGATGACACGCTCAGCTCCTGCAGGGTTGGAGAGAGGCAGGAAAATGTAAGCTACCAAAGAACTGACTGAATACATATTATTcattaatcttttcttttttgctccatttttatatgatggaaaataaataaaagcatttgAAGCAAATAAACTATACAAATAGAGTTTGGTCAAACTGAACAATCATTCAATCGACATTTAGCAGACAAGCAGACTAATGTGGGCTTCAGACCTTTAGCACTGATGCTTCTCAGATCAGTGATCTTCATCAGCATCTTGGGGAACATGTGTGGTTTGTGgggcctcctcttcctcacataAATCTTCAGCGCCTCCAGAAGGGGCTCTTGCAGGACGTCCACCTTATCTGCCTCTTCTAAGTCTTGACGGTCTGttggacaaacacacaaagtacagAGCAAATTGGTCAATACTCACAGTTAGCCAGTAGGTGGTGCTCAGTGAACGAGTGCAGCATGGCTGCTTCACTGCTAGACAGGGTGACAGGGTCAGAAAAGAGTAAAAGGTCATCTATTAGCAAAGAGAATGTTAAATATGGTTTTAGGGGAGTCATCATACCTCCACACAACAAACAGATGGCGCTGAGCAGCCCTGTCTCTGCATCGTCCATCTCCAGGGGGAGGAGCTGGTTGGCGAAGGCAAACACCAGGTCGGTAAGGGGACCAAAGCCGGCGTTGTGCATCTGGGTTCGGTTTAGCGTGAGTCCATCTGAGAAAGTCATGGTGTCCTGCTCTGGTGTGTAGCGTGTACAGATCCGCAGTATCTGaggacagcagagacagagggggaTGTTAAGAGTTTAACAGGGCAGCTGGTTAGACATTTCTAAatcagtgtatttaaaaaaaaaaatatgggtAATGTTTGGTGTGAGGCTGAAATTGTGAGCTTTGCATGTGGATCAGAACGTTGCTTTTAATTTCAAGAATAACTTTAGTTTCAAATGAAGTAAAGGCTGGGCCATTGTTCTTACCAGGATGTCCAGACAGGCGGCTTTGAGCAGGGTGATCTGGTCAGCGATGGTGAGCGTTGTGAAGCCGGGCAGCTGCTTAGCGAACTCCACCGTCTTTATGATGCACTTGGTGGAGAGTTCACTGAACTTGTCCCACAGGTCTACGTCCAGGGATACACGTCGTTCTGAGCTGTTAGtctgttaaaaatgtcacatttacatttaatacaaGTGCAGGTGACAATACTAATCTACAGCTAtcaaagatgaataaatatagGGCCACACAGACTGTCAGTGTCATGCTACTGACCGTAGTGTATTTGCCCAGCtggcagagagaggggaaagtCTCCTTGTGTGCCTTGCGAACCCTGTCGATCATCTGCTCTGTGTCAGGACTCAGCACGTAGCTCTCTGTGCACTCctgcttcttctcttccttcttctttttgttccgGTCATTCCTTACCGCTACAGGGAGcaaaggagaaagacagagaggattaGTGTGTGCAACAGACATTTATTGCTCAAGTGACAAACTTAACATAAGCGCTCTCATTAATTTACTTTTGAATAGAGTGCTGTATCTCAGCTTAAATGTGTGTAACATATATCCGATTGATGAAATGATTGCATTTAGGAATCTACAGTGAAAGAACAAATATAGCAGGTCTACTGGTGCTTGCTACAAAACTGAATTGTTCCTGAATGGGTCCATAAAGTGTTACTCacatgattatgatgatgatgtgatatgtaaaaaaggttttaatattaatacatcacacgtgcatttttttttatgaatctgCTGTCTTCATCTGCCATTTAGATCTGTACTTGCAAATCTACTGTAACAAGTACACAACCTGGATACTATATATCCCTTATGAGCAACACCTGACACCACCCTCAGGGTAAACTACGGCCAAGATCAAAGGCAAAGTCATCAGCAGGGGAAGGATGCTCTGCCTGcagccaacagcagcagcaaccacaGCATCACTTCTCTTATCCGATGTTATAAGATAAATGTTGTGAGACGGCTCTATGGAAGAGGGGCTATGGTaatggagagaggaaggaaaaagaaaaagaaaaaaaaccccttgAAATAATCCAATGTCATTTCCCTCTGGGCGATCCGGCTGAGAATAGCATGCTCACccccaaatgacaaaaaacaccaGGCAGGGGTGTTTAGCATTGGAATCCCATTACAGGCTCTATCCATTTCTCCTAGCCCATCCACACTGGGGTGCAATTTAGCTATGACTgggttgtgtatgtg
This window encodes:
- the raraa gene encoding retinoic acid receptor alpha-A isoform X1, translated to MMYESVDVVGLNPSPNPFLMMDYYNQSRGCLIPEKGLVPGAPHPYSTSIRNQHWNGSNHSIETQSTSSEEIVPSPPSPPPPPRVYKPCFVCQDKSSGYHYGVSACEGCKGFFRRSIQKNMVYTCHREKNCIINKVTRNRCQYCRLQKCLEVGMSKESVRNDRNKKKKEEKKQECTESYVLSPDTEQMIDRVRKAHKETFPSLCQLGKYTTTNSSERRVSLDVDLWDKFSELSTKCIIKTVEFAKQLPGFTTLTIADQITLLKAACLDILILRICTRYTPEQDTMTFSDGLTLNRTQMHNAGFGPLTDLVFAFANQLLPLEMDDAETGLLSAICLLCGDRQDLEEADKVDVLQEPLLEALKIYVRKRRPHKPHMFPKMLMKITDLRSISAKGAERVITLKMEIPGSMPPLIQEMLENSEGLESGAAGGRTSGAPPGSCSPSLSPSSAQSSPATQSP
- the raraa gene encoding retinoic acid receptor alpha-A isoform X2, whose translation is MAGKGNPMPGPHLNGFPMPTYSYFFPHMLGSMSPPALSGLPISGYSTPSPATIETQSTSSEEIVPSPPSPPPPPRVYKPCFVCQDKSSGYHYGVSACEGCKGFFRRSIQKNMVYTCHREKNCIINKVTRNRCQYCRLQKCLEVGMSKESVRNDRNKKKKEEKKQECTESYVLSPDTEQMIDRVRKAHKETFPSLCQLGKYTTTNSSERRVSLDVDLWDKFSELSTKCIIKTVEFAKQLPGFTTLTIADQITLLKAACLDILILRICTRYTPEQDTMTFSDGLTLNRTQMHNAGFGPLTDLVFAFANQLLPLEMDDAETGLLSAICLLCGDRQDLEEADKVDVLQEPLLEALKIYVRKRRPHKPHMFPKMLMKITDLRSISAKGAERVITLKMEIPGSMPPLIQEMLENSEGLESGAAGGRTSGAPPGSCSPSLSPSSAQSSPATQSP
- the raraa gene encoding retinoic acid receptor alpha-A isoform X4, which translates into the protein MMYESVDVVGLNPSPNPFLMMDYYNQSRGCLIPEKGLVPGAPHPYSTSIRNQHWNGSNHSIETQSTSSEEIVPSPPSPPPPPRVYKPCFVCQDKSSGYHYGVSACEGCKGFFRRSIQKNMVYTCHREKNCIINKVTRNRCQYCRLQKCLEVGMSKESVRNDRNKKKKEEKKQECTESYVLSPDTEQMIDRVRKAHKETFPSLCQLGKYTTTNSSERRVSLDVDLWDKFSELSTKCIIKTVEFAKQLPGFTTLTIADQITLLKAACLDILILRICTRYTPEQDTMTFSDGLTLNRTQMHNAGFGPLTDLVFAFANQLLPLEMDDAETGLLSAICLLCGVKQPCCTRSLSTTYWLTVSIDQFALYFVCLSNRPSRLRRGR
- the raraa gene encoding retinoic acid receptor alpha-A isoform X3, with the translated sequence MMYESVDVVGLNPSPNPFLMMDYYNQSRGCLIPEKGLVPGAPHPYSTSIRNQHWNGSNHSIETQSTSSEEIVPSPPSPPPPPRVYKPCFVCQDKSSGYHYGVSACEGCKGFFRRSIQKNMVYTCHREKNCIINKVTRNRCQYCRLQKCLEVGMSKESVRNDRNKKKKEEKKQECTESYVLSPDTEQMIDRVRKAHKETFPSLCQLGKYTTTNSSERRVSLDVDLWDKFSELSTKCIIKTVEFAKQLPGFTTLTIADQITLLKAACLDILILRICTRYTPEQDTMTFSDGLTLNRTQMHNAGFGPLTDLVFAFANQLLPLEMDDAETGLLSAICLLCGAVKQPCCTRSLSTTYWLTVSIDQFALYFVCLSNRPSRLRRGR